One genomic window of Corticium candelabrum chromosome 21, ooCorCand1.1, whole genome shotgun sequence includes the following:
- the LOC134196645 gene encoding uncharacterized protein LOC134196645, translated as MKTPFSAVVLLFLHQVFFTSASDMIGNGSRWMSFGAELEEVTFTDGQMRLAAVCDHGAQMDGECCSTSDYIPIDPTKGYEFSIYIKSTASDMLNSFGFYVYNKSKKRILNPNLNDPYFKNSDNDSNVWTKWTGYILPLHMYDSNSDSQPDSQIDEANGVDWKWPRYAKYVAVRFGSCANDSQNSKKVIVRRYPHNTTVPTSDSVKSIEYEDVTPTSYDTKFAPTDDSPGPLPGTNESNPVPGTAAPTAPPTSPSTAPPTSPSIAPPTSPSIAPPTSPSIAPPTSPSTAPPTSPSTAPPTSPSTAPPTSPSTAPSTSPPTSPPSVTPALDKTWYINISFRELQASRRPEHVVRTFNISDFREWASKPNNTKANTAIAKMVEGKERQCYYPWGITHRFDIDSSKSYEFSVWIKSTQTDLHNFFGFRAYDKDENLLTFPLLESDFQHYYFKVTTKPNFKRSNNDTNEWTRWNGFVLSEGADDISSHFIIKGRNWVWPRGAKYAQLRFGTCYGKGNNQGITYFALPLVVKTDF; from the exons ATGAAGACGCCTTTCTCTGCTGTCGttcttctctttctccatCAG GTGTTCTTCACCTCGGCTAGTGATATGATAGGCAACGGGTCTAGATGGATGTCTTTCGGTGCTGAACTCGAGGAAGTAACTTTCACAGACGGGCAAATGCGTCTAGCTGCTGTGTGTGATCATGGGGCACAAA TGGATGGTGAGTGTTGCTCAACGTCTGACTACATTCCGATTGATCCAACGAAGGGTTATGAATTCAGCATCTACATCAAATCGACG GCATCTGACATGCTAAACTCGTTTGGTTTCTACGTTTACAATAAGAGCAAAAAAAGAATATTGAATCCTAACTTGAATGATCCATATTTCAAAAACAGTGATAACGATTCAAATGTGTGGACCAAATGGACGGGCTACATTCTTCCTCTCCACATGTATGACTCGAACAGTGACAGCCAACCGGATTCTCAGATTGATGAAGCAAATGGAGTAGATTGGAAGTGGCCACGTTATGCTAAATATGTTGCCGTACGATTTGGATCGTGTGCTAATGACAGTCAAAACTCAAAAAAGGTCATCGTTCGTAGGTATCCACATAATACTACTGTGCCAACTTCAGACTCTGTCAAGTCTATAGAATATGAAGATGTTACGCCTACCAGCTACGATACTAAATTTGCTCCTACTGACGATTCCCCTGGCCCATTGCCTGGTACAAACGAAAGTAACCCTGTACCTGGAACTGCAGCTCCTACTGCACCTCCTACTTCACCTTCTACTGCACCTCCTACTTCACCTTCTATTGCACCTCCTACTTCACCTTCTATTGCACCTCCTACTTCACCTTCTATTGCACCTCCTACTTCACCTTCTACTGCACCTCCTACTTCACCTTCTACTGCACCTCCTACTTCACCTTCTACTGCACCTCCTACTTCACCTTCTACTGCACCTTCTACTTCACCTCCTACTTCACCTCCATCTGTTACACCAGCTCTAGACAAGACATGGTACATAAATATCAGCTTTCGCGAACTCCAGGCTTCACGGCGTCCTGAACATGTTGTCAGGACCTTTAACATATCTGACTTCCGTGAATGGGCGTCAAAACCAAACAACACTAAAG CAAATACTGCTATAGCCAAGATGGTGGAGGGGAAAGAGAGACAATGTTATTATCCGTGGGGCATTACACATCGTTTTGACATTGATTCAAGCAAATCATATGAGTTCAGTGTTTGGATCAAAAGCACACAAACCGATCTTCACAACTTTTTTGGTTTTCGAGCGTATGACAAAGACGAAAATCTTCTGACCTTCCCATTACTTGAAAGTGACTTTCAGCACTATTATTTCAAAGTCACAACTAAACCGAATTTCAAAAGAAGTAACAATGATACAAATGAGTGGACAAGATGGAATGGATTTGTACTTTCAGAAGGAGCTGATGACATTTCTTCTCACTTCATTATTAAAGGACGAAACTGGGTGTGGCCACGAGGTGCCAAATATGCGCAGTTGAGGTTTGGCACTTGCTATGGCAAAGGAAACAACCAAGGAATCACCTATTTCGCTCTTCCTCTAGTGGTGAAGACTGATTTCTAG